The DNA sequence CAACCGATTCTTATGGCAAGTCGTCTCCCGGACCGGGTAAACCGTATGTGGACGCAGAAATAATCCAGGAGTATCCCAATCAGGATACGGAAGAGCCGGTTGCAGAACCTTCCTCCCAGGGAACCATTCAGGAAGCCCGGGAAGCCTATGCCATGCTGGAAAAGCTCGAGACCATTACCGCATCACTGGATCAGCATGACCATGAAATGGGCTCGCTGTTCCGCAATACCCTGAATTCAGCCCAGAAAGTGGCGGACTTCATGAAACAGAATCCAGCCAATGAAACCAAGCTGTACCTGTTCTATAATCATGTGGAAACGCTGCATGACTGGGGTGAAGGCCTCCTGGAACTGGAAAACAATGAAGTATATGATTCACTCCTGGTCAATGTAAAGGCCAATGCCAGAAAGGCTCTGCCCATTCTGCAGGCCAAAATCGACAAGGAGTACTTCAAGCTCGTGAATCCTAAAATCATGGATCTGGAAGCAGAGATGGAAGTAATGTCCAAAGAGCAGTTCTAGGGGAGTATCATTGCAATAGACATCTCAATCAGGATCTGCAAGGATCCTCGGATCATCCCCCACTTCGAAGCAGGGCTTCTTAGTGGGGGATGAATTTTGCTGGAGAGCAAGTCGGAGACCGATTGTTAGGAAACGCATGCCGAAGGTACTGATCCACAGGTGAAAGAGATGTGCCGGAACTTCAGTGGCCTGGACGGGGATTTCCAGTCAGAAAGAATGGGAGGAGAATAGGGTGCATTGACTGATCAGCCTCATTCCGACCGAAGAGCGGGATCTGGTACAGCTGACGTTCAACCCCTGCGGACAAACCGGGCTTAATTTCATCGAAATTCTTCTTAATCATGAACAGGACGGGAAATTTCTGTATGCCCGAAATCAAGAGATCACCCTTCCCATGGAGAGGGCGATATTGGATCGACACGGTATTGCGTCCGAACTCGTGCTGCTCTACCAATCAACCGATCCCGGACGAGCAGGG is a window from the Clostridiaceae bacterium HFYG-1003 genome containing:
- a CDS encoding 5-bromo-4-chloroindolyl phosphate hydrolysis family protein, giving the protein MKSNWIKDMLQTLGLELDLGLNKEDLKLKKTENMLAKITKEKRSMENSYDNLKSFSKVNSTISGLFIFYNIIRFSWIGLIIAIGYNVISETFIKDRLKSMKKRIALWDEEILGLKASIDEMKLTGTTDSYGKSSPGPGKPYVDAEIIQEYPNQDTEEPVAEPSSQGTIQEAREAYAMLEKLETITASLDQHDHEMGSLFRNTLNSAQKVADFMKQNPANETKLYLFYNHVETLHDWGEGLLELENNEVYDSLLVNVKANARKALPILQAKIDKEYFKLVNPKIMDLEAEMEVMSKEQF